In a single window of the Nymphalis io chromosome 20, ilAglIoxx1.1, whole genome shotgun sequence genome:
- the LOC126776471 gene encoding uncharacterized protein LOC126776471 isoform X1: MWGNELPARAAASPGLLRRRYSMPETIMRKYRLAQQRSEAEGDEGGRWSASGTAAGTRSSCAWCGARAGGARREREHMRKSALLRLWGRAGASPARACPCVPCAQFGTRSLDASHTELHTSPRRLRLDSSRDRHSDCSSSSPARAASSCTDPVPDSAIAREISPRRSCSGDKTRLVCTPLDSPILSVEVTDRSLTDSSDAFTTSMPTMKEVAFRNPEPYIHVSTSEHIDGRVSERSVSAENEESNVVPYNKPLTLETPPYDILEIVVSETLDVRPAPVIKSSSPEKLLPQTYRSQISNYKKSNIDIDEYVSNILVESLNSLTDQLESMNASIGSDRKMSIVEKEIKVKLQNTGVNTIVHLSPTSNNQIIFGNEELYESDGKRDNCNNPRDSCSMNIRDEVLSVETNNNVTSADSMRHEGSTNHHNQSKSESFLNIPNETVNKAVLQQIQKLFQEELQSIEPDIHSPDGKRPGISHIEISNVDVFIENNDSSFQNTETIEMHTTRNSAGVKVLGGVVSGNYYQEVDDNAIVPRFSAFPHTESMEVNTSSSEDADLLGSECTSLVDSLDDPNSPRSILLRRSFNNNKRSELVRSAIDVLDLLPENANQTVSPKEKGESFFIRIKDDDCDCEKENIVVADHMPETIKQRLYRRHRKRQMRMECARRSKVKQLKRDIETQNRQEHYKSKKEVEKECMIIINAIIDDVIAKIAQDEYKCMRISQRSNKLLATKSDENLLKKQWKKDSKNNNNRNGRKLVKNIVSHSCSDNLDIDHKKSERLIRGKLSLQTHPTVSSDESGPKRIYQKSEIHDGNKCIEILEIIEYVNSSQNSDTTTSDENHNLNSRNRKSRIPVPVNEKVQRLSEGNTQRNNKSNGSRRAPPILSRERNGKPSHLLANMLLEALGDEILTDVQDVPTRRASVPCESRARSNSLRFKNVFDIIPEEKSSLSIESTGDESAYNRRASAPSLSDGLYSTDQEEKRIKPTESQYYDNRGVSSELRAEMKSTGTSPMQEAYRAVHVNVGAMTSPIRKSACTSPIRIASSEARERVHCQQASRKNLSQPKLVKRAPAQRHEEEGSTVRRKSISSQCEPTRRLRGGHSERETIPSIFRLKRGKKDEGSLGSNSLSERRSSEEISSLGDKERRKERLKVRNLLGATGREKRGKSQVRVEDERRQRGGCGRREGEDGEEGWSSSESSGSLLCSLAPAWLTARRRRRRAAPPGEWAVTVAGSCPAALPNDVEMRLRFPDPRRRNSVLSEQTPRPPPCARAVDCGAQCTQGHTRRSLDDAGRLTLTVKKEASDSSIVASKSVNKSSEMLPDLHTYRASRSKTRSSVKTRQGYSLHCWLPEEDHTPIRARNGLAVEGSAIVPRRKPRAPSMSERDLTRTQPARHHLPLNLRNIF; the protein is encoded by the exons ATATAGGCTGGCTCAGCAGAGATCTGAGGCTGAAGGTGATGAAGGAGGACGGTGGAGCGCTTCCGGAACAGCAGCTGGAACGAGAAGTTCGTGTGCTTGGTGCGGTGCACGAGCTGGTGGTGCGCGGCGTGAAAGGGAACATATGCGAAAATCCGCCTTACTACGGCTATGGGGTAGAGCTGGTGCATCTCCAGCTCGAGCTTGTCCCTGTGTCCCCTGTGCTCAATTCGGCACACGTTCACTCGACGCGTCGCATACTGAATTACATACTTCACCAAGACGTCTGAGACTAGATTCCTCTCGTGATCGCCATTCCGACTGCTCATCAAGTTCTCCAGCTAGAGCCGCATCCTCTTGTACCGACCCTGTTCCAGACTCAGCGATTGCCAGGGAAATATCACCAAGACGTTCCTGTAGTGGAGATAAGACACGATTAGTTTGTACTCCTCTCGACAGTCCCATTCTATCTGTCGAGGTCACTGACCGTTCTCTTACGGATTCATCTGACGCATTTACTACATCTATGCCAACAATGAAAGAAGTCGCGTTCAGAAATCCCGAACCGTACATTCATGTTTCAACAAGTGAGCACATAGACGGTCGAGTGAGCGAAAGATCAGTTAGTGCTGAAAACGAAGAAAGCAATGTTGTCCCATATAATAAACCACTAACTTTAGAGACGCCGCCTTATGATATCTTAGAAATCGTTGTATCTGAAACATTAGACGTAAGACCAGCACCAGTAATAAAGAGCAGTTCACCTGAAAAATTACTACCACAGACATATAGAAGTCAAATATCTAATTACAAAAAGTCTAACATAGATATAGATGAGTACGTGTCTAACATCCTGGTTGAGAGTTTAAATTCCTTGACCGATCAGCTAGAGTCAATGAACGCATCAATTGGAAGTGACCGGAAGATGAGCATCgttgaaaaagaaataaaagtaaaactacAGAACACCGGTGTTAATACAATTGTTCACTTAAGCCCCACGTCTAACAATCAAATCATATTTGGTAATGAGGAGCTTTACGAGAGTGATGGAAAGCGGGACAATTGCAATAATCCACGTGACTCGTGTAGTATGAATATTCGCGATGAAGTACTCAGTGTTGAAACTAATAACAATGTAACTTCCGCTGATAGCATGCGACACGAAGGGTCTACAAACCATCATAATCAGTCTAAATCTGAGAGTTTTTTGAACATACCAAATGAAACTGTAAACAAAGCAGTCTTACAACAGATACAGAAACTTTTTCAAGAAGAGCTTCAGAGTATTGAGCCTGATATTCATTCGCCAGATGGAAAACGGCCTGGAATATCGCACATTGAAATTTCAAATGTTGATGTATTTATAGAAAACAATGATAGTTCCTTTCAAAACACTGAGACAATTGAAATGCATACAACAAGAAATTCAGCAGGTGTTAAAGTATTAGGAGGGGTTGTTTCTGGTAATTATTATCAGGAAGTGGATGACAATGCTATTGTACCCCGATTTTCTGCATTTCCACACACCGAGTCGATGGAAGTCAATACATCTTCTTCCGAAGATGCTGATCTTTTGGGTTCCGAGTGTACAAGCCTTGTTGACAGTCTAGATGATCCAAATTCCCCACGATCAATACTTTTAAGAAGATCCTTTAATAACAACAAAAGAAGTGAACTTGTGCGATCTGCTATAGATGTCTTAGATTTACTCCCTGAAAATGCAAATCAAACTGTATCTCCTAAAGAAAAGGGGGAATCAttctttataagaataaaagatGATGACTGCGACTGTGAAAAAGAGAATATCGTTGTAGCTGACCATATGCCTGAAACTATAAAACAGAGATTATACCGTCGCCATAGAAAGCGACAAATGCGCATGGAATGTGCGCGTCGTAGTAAAGTGAAGCAATTAAAACGAGACATTGAAACTCAAAATCGTCAAGAACATTATAAATCTAAGAAAGAAGTTGAAAAAGAatgtatgattataataaatgcaattatAGATGATGTTATTGCGAAGATAGCCCAAGATGAATACAAATGTATGCGTATCAGTCAACGGTCAAATAAATTACTCGCTACAAAATCGGATGAAAACTTATTGAAAAAACAGTGGAAGAaagatagtaaaaataataataaccgaaATGGCCGGAAATTAGTCAAGAATATAGTTTCCCATTCGTGCTCAGATAATCTCGATATAGACCATAAAAAAAGTGAAAGACTCATACGAGGCAAACTCTCACTTCAAACACATCCAACAGTTTCATCAGATGAAAGTGGACCAAAGCGAATATACCAAAAATCTGAGATACATGATGGTAACAAATGTATAGAAATACTTGAAATAATTGAGTACGTGAACAGTTCGCAAAATTCTGATACGACCACTTCAGATGAAAATCATAACTTAAATTCGAGAAATAGAAAATCAAGAATTCCGGTTCCCGTTAACGAGAAAGTTCAAAGGCTATCTGAAGGCAACACGCaaagaaataacaaaagtaaCGGCAGTAGAAGAGCTCCACCGATTCTCTCGCGAGAGAGAAACGGCAAACCGAGCCATCTGCTAGCTAATATGTTACTCGAGGCGCTTGGAGACGAAATTCTCACGGATGTTCAAGACGTACCCACGCGCCGCGCTTCCGTGCCTTGCGAATCACGTGCTCGCTCAAATTCATTAcgctttaaaaatgtattcgacATAATACCTGAAGAGAAAAGCAGCCTCAGTATAGAATCGACAGGTGATGAATCCGCTTACAACCGTCGAGCGTCAGCTCCGAGTCTTAGTGACGGCTTATATTCGACCGATCAGGAAGAAAAGAGAATAAAACCGACTGAATCCCAATACTACGATAATAGAGGAGTGTCTAGTGAGTTAAGAGCAGAGATGAAAAGTACAGGGACGTCGCCAATGCAGGAGGCGTACCGCGCAGTACATGTAAATGTGGGGGCGATGACGTCACCAATTCGCAAATCGGCCTGTACGAGTCCTATTCGAATAGCGAGTTCTGAAGCGCGCGAACGAGTTCACTGTCAGCAGGCGAGCCGCAAAAACCTTTCGCAACCCAAGCTCGTCAAGCGGGCGCCGGCACAGAGGCACGAGGAGGAAG GTTCTACCGTCAGGCGGAAGTCGATCTCGTCGCAGTGCGAGCCGACCCGTCGGTTACGAGGCGGTCACAGCGAAAGAGAAACTATTCCCTCAATATTTCGCCTCAAGCGAGGCAAAAAGGACGAGGGAAGTCTCGGCTCGAACTCGCTCTCCGAGAGACGATCTTCTGAAGAGATCTCGTCACTGGGTGATAAGGAGCGCCGAAAGGAGCGCTTGAAAGTTAGAAATTTGCTGGGCGCGACCGGCAGAGAAAAACGGGGCAAGAGTCAGGTGAGGGTGGAAGATGAGAGGAGACAGAGGGGAGGGTGTGGGAGGCGTGAAGGAGAGGACGGAGAAGAGGGGTGGAGCTCGAGTGAGTCGAGTGGCAGTCTGCTTTGCTCGCTGGCGCCCGCTTGGCTCACAGCGCGCCGCAGACGACGACGCGCTGCCCCTCCAG GCGAGTGGGCGGTGACTGTCGCAGGTTCGTGTCCGGCCGCGTTACCCAATGATGTCGAGATGCGCCTGCGCTTCCCGGATCCACGGCGACGTAACTCCGTTCTATCTGAGCAGACACCGCGCCCCCCACCCTGCGCACGCGCT GTTGATTGCGGCGCGCAATGCACGCAGGGACACACGCGCCGCTCACTCGATGATGCAGGCAGACTCACGCTTACCGTTAAAAAGGAGGCTTCGG acTCTTCAATAGTAGCGTCGAAGAGTGTGAATAAGTCATCCGAGATGCTGCCTGATCTCCACACGTACCGCGCTTCACGGAGCAAAACGAGAAGCTCTGTGAAG ACGCGGCAGGGGTACTCCCTACATTGCTGGCTTCCAGAAGAAGATCATACGCCGATAAG AGCACGTAACGGCCTGGCCGTGGAGGGCAGCGCCATTGTGCCGCGACGAAAGCCCCGCGCGCCATCTATGAGCGAACGTGATCTCACTCGCACGCAGCCGGCCAGACACCATCTACCGTTGAATTTACGAAACATTTTCTAG
- the LOC126776471 gene encoding uncharacterized protein LOC126776471 isoform X2, translating to MWGNELPARAAASPGLLRRRYSMPETIMRKYRLAQQRSEAEGDEGGRWSASGTAAGTRSSCAWCGARAGGARREREHMRKSALLRLWGRAGASPARACPCVPCAQFGTRSLDASHTELHTSPRRLRLDSSRDRHSDCSSSSPARAASSCTDPVPDSAIAREISPRRSCSGDKTRLVCTPLDSPILSVEVTDRSLTDSSDAFTTSMPTMKEVAFRNPEPYIHVSTSEHIDGRVSERSVSAENEESNVVPYNKPLTLETPPYDILEIVVSETLDVRPAPVIKSSSPEKLLPQTYRSQISNYKKSNIDIDEYVSNILVESLNSLTDQLESMNASIGSDRKMSIVEKEIKVKLQNTGVNTIVHLSPTSNNQIIFGNEELYESDGKRDNCNNPRDSCSMNIRDEVLSVETNNNVTSADSMRHEGSTNHHNQSKSESFLNIPNETVNKAVLQQIQKLFQEELQSIEPDIHSPDGKRPGISHIEISNVDVFIENNDSSFQNTETIEMHTTRNSAGVKVLGGVVSGNYYQEVDDNAIVPRFSAFPHTESMEVNTSSSEDADLLGSECTSLVDSLDDPNSPRSILLRRSFNNNKRSELVRSAIDVLDLLPENANQTVSPKEKGESFFIRIKDDDCDCEKENIVVADHMPETIKQRLYRRHRKRQMRMECARRSKVKQLKRDIETQNRQEHYKSKKEVEKECMIIINAIIDDVIAKIAQDEYKCMRISQRSNKLLATKSDENLLKKQWKKDSKNNNNRNGRKLVKNIVSHSCSDNLDIDHKKSERLIRGKLSLQTHPTVSSDESGPKRIYQKSEIHDGNKCIEILEIIEYVNSSQNSDTTTSDENHNLNSRNRKSRIPVPVNEKVQRLSEGNTQRNNKSNGSRRAPPILSRERNGKPSHLLANMLLEALGDEILTDVQDVPTRRASVPCESRARSNSLRFKNVFDIIPEEKSSLSIESTGDESAYNRRASAPSLSDGLYSTDQEEKRIKPTESQYYDNRGVSSELRAEMKSTGTSPMQEAYRAVHVNVGAMTSPIRKSACTSPIRIASSEARERVHCQQASRKNLSQPKLVKRAPAQRHEEEGSTVRRKSISSQCEPTRRLRGGHSERETIPSIFRLKRGKKDEGSLGSNSLSERRSSEEISSLGDKERRKERLKVRNLLGATGREKRGKSQVRVEDERRQRGGCGRREGEDGEEGWSSSESSGSLLCSLAPAWLTARRRRRRAAPPGEWAVTVAGSCPAALPNDVEMRLRFPDPRRRNSVLSEQTPRPPPCARAVDCGAQCTQGHTRRSLDDAGRLTLTVKKEASDSSIVASKSVNKSSEMLPDLHTYRASRSKTRSSVKAVVTDAAGVLPTLLASRRRSYADKST from the exons ATATAGGCTGGCTCAGCAGAGATCTGAGGCTGAAGGTGATGAAGGAGGACGGTGGAGCGCTTCCGGAACAGCAGCTGGAACGAGAAGTTCGTGTGCTTGGTGCGGTGCACGAGCTGGTGGTGCGCGGCGTGAAAGGGAACATATGCGAAAATCCGCCTTACTACGGCTATGGGGTAGAGCTGGTGCATCTCCAGCTCGAGCTTGTCCCTGTGTCCCCTGTGCTCAATTCGGCACACGTTCACTCGACGCGTCGCATACTGAATTACATACTTCACCAAGACGTCTGAGACTAGATTCCTCTCGTGATCGCCATTCCGACTGCTCATCAAGTTCTCCAGCTAGAGCCGCATCCTCTTGTACCGACCCTGTTCCAGACTCAGCGATTGCCAGGGAAATATCACCAAGACGTTCCTGTAGTGGAGATAAGACACGATTAGTTTGTACTCCTCTCGACAGTCCCATTCTATCTGTCGAGGTCACTGACCGTTCTCTTACGGATTCATCTGACGCATTTACTACATCTATGCCAACAATGAAAGAAGTCGCGTTCAGAAATCCCGAACCGTACATTCATGTTTCAACAAGTGAGCACATAGACGGTCGAGTGAGCGAAAGATCAGTTAGTGCTGAAAACGAAGAAAGCAATGTTGTCCCATATAATAAACCACTAACTTTAGAGACGCCGCCTTATGATATCTTAGAAATCGTTGTATCTGAAACATTAGACGTAAGACCAGCACCAGTAATAAAGAGCAGTTCACCTGAAAAATTACTACCACAGACATATAGAAGTCAAATATCTAATTACAAAAAGTCTAACATAGATATAGATGAGTACGTGTCTAACATCCTGGTTGAGAGTTTAAATTCCTTGACCGATCAGCTAGAGTCAATGAACGCATCAATTGGAAGTGACCGGAAGATGAGCATCgttgaaaaagaaataaaagtaaaactacAGAACACCGGTGTTAATACAATTGTTCACTTAAGCCCCACGTCTAACAATCAAATCATATTTGGTAATGAGGAGCTTTACGAGAGTGATGGAAAGCGGGACAATTGCAATAATCCACGTGACTCGTGTAGTATGAATATTCGCGATGAAGTACTCAGTGTTGAAACTAATAACAATGTAACTTCCGCTGATAGCATGCGACACGAAGGGTCTACAAACCATCATAATCAGTCTAAATCTGAGAGTTTTTTGAACATACCAAATGAAACTGTAAACAAAGCAGTCTTACAACAGATACAGAAACTTTTTCAAGAAGAGCTTCAGAGTATTGAGCCTGATATTCATTCGCCAGATGGAAAACGGCCTGGAATATCGCACATTGAAATTTCAAATGTTGATGTATTTATAGAAAACAATGATAGTTCCTTTCAAAACACTGAGACAATTGAAATGCATACAACAAGAAATTCAGCAGGTGTTAAAGTATTAGGAGGGGTTGTTTCTGGTAATTATTATCAGGAAGTGGATGACAATGCTATTGTACCCCGATTTTCTGCATTTCCACACACCGAGTCGATGGAAGTCAATACATCTTCTTCCGAAGATGCTGATCTTTTGGGTTCCGAGTGTACAAGCCTTGTTGACAGTCTAGATGATCCAAATTCCCCACGATCAATACTTTTAAGAAGATCCTTTAATAACAACAAAAGAAGTGAACTTGTGCGATCTGCTATAGATGTCTTAGATTTACTCCCTGAAAATGCAAATCAAACTGTATCTCCTAAAGAAAAGGGGGAATCAttctttataagaataaaagatGATGACTGCGACTGTGAAAAAGAGAATATCGTTGTAGCTGACCATATGCCTGAAACTATAAAACAGAGATTATACCGTCGCCATAGAAAGCGACAAATGCGCATGGAATGTGCGCGTCGTAGTAAAGTGAAGCAATTAAAACGAGACATTGAAACTCAAAATCGTCAAGAACATTATAAATCTAAGAAAGAAGTTGAAAAAGAatgtatgattataataaatgcaattatAGATGATGTTATTGCGAAGATAGCCCAAGATGAATACAAATGTATGCGTATCAGTCAACGGTCAAATAAATTACTCGCTACAAAATCGGATGAAAACTTATTGAAAAAACAGTGGAAGAaagatagtaaaaataataataaccgaaATGGCCGGAAATTAGTCAAGAATATAGTTTCCCATTCGTGCTCAGATAATCTCGATATAGACCATAAAAAAAGTGAAAGACTCATACGAGGCAAACTCTCACTTCAAACACATCCAACAGTTTCATCAGATGAAAGTGGACCAAAGCGAATATACCAAAAATCTGAGATACATGATGGTAACAAATGTATAGAAATACTTGAAATAATTGAGTACGTGAACAGTTCGCAAAATTCTGATACGACCACTTCAGATGAAAATCATAACTTAAATTCGAGAAATAGAAAATCAAGAATTCCGGTTCCCGTTAACGAGAAAGTTCAAAGGCTATCTGAAGGCAACACGCaaagaaataacaaaagtaaCGGCAGTAGAAGAGCTCCACCGATTCTCTCGCGAGAGAGAAACGGCAAACCGAGCCATCTGCTAGCTAATATGTTACTCGAGGCGCTTGGAGACGAAATTCTCACGGATGTTCAAGACGTACCCACGCGCCGCGCTTCCGTGCCTTGCGAATCACGTGCTCGCTCAAATTCATTAcgctttaaaaatgtattcgacATAATACCTGAAGAGAAAAGCAGCCTCAGTATAGAATCGACAGGTGATGAATCCGCTTACAACCGTCGAGCGTCAGCTCCGAGTCTTAGTGACGGCTTATATTCGACCGATCAGGAAGAAAAGAGAATAAAACCGACTGAATCCCAATACTACGATAATAGAGGAGTGTCTAGTGAGTTAAGAGCAGAGATGAAAAGTACAGGGACGTCGCCAATGCAGGAGGCGTACCGCGCAGTACATGTAAATGTGGGGGCGATGACGTCACCAATTCGCAAATCGGCCTGTACGAGTCCTATTCGAATAGCGAGTTCTGAAGCGCGCGAACGAGTTCACTGTCAGCAGGCGAGCCGCAAAAACCTTTCGCAACCCAAGCTCGTCAAGCGGGCGCCGGCACAGAGGCACGAGGAGGAAG GTTCTACCGTCAGGCGGAAGTCGATCTCGTCGCAGTGCGAGCCGACCCGTCGGTTACGAGGCGGTCACAGCGAAAGAGAAACTATTCCCTCAATATTTCGCCTCAAGCGAGGCAAAAAGGACGAGGGAAGTCTCGGCTCGAACTCGCTCTCCGAGAGACGATCTTCTGAAGAGATCTCGTCACTGGGTGATAAGGAGCGCCGAAAGGAGCGCTTGAAAGTTAGAAATTTGCTGGGCGCGACCGGCAGAGAAAAACGGGGCAAGAGTCAGGTGAGGGTGGAAGATGAGAGGAGACAGAGGGGAGGGTGTGGGAGGCGTGAAGGAGAGGACGGAGAAGAGGGGTGGAGCTCGAGTGAGTCGAGTGGCAGTCTGCTTTGCTCGCTGGCGCCCGCTTGGCTCACAGCGCGCCGCAGACGACGACGCGCTGCCCCTCCAG GCGAGTGGGCGGTGACTGTCGCAGGTTCGTGTCCGGCCGCGTTACCCAATGATGTCGAGATGCGCCTGCGCTTCCCGGATCCACGGCGACGTAACTCCGTTCTATCTGAGCAGACACCGCGCCCCCCACCCTGCGCACGCGCT GTTGATTGCGGCGCGCAATGCACGCAGGGACACACGCGCCGCTCACTCGATGATGCAGGCAGACTCACGCTTACCGTTAAAAAGGAGGCTTCGG acTCTTCAATAGTAGCGTCGAAGAGTGTGAATAAGTCATCCGAGATGCTGCCTGATCTCCACACGTACCGCGCTTCACGGAGCAAAACGAGAAGCTCTGTGAAG GCCGTCGTTACAGACGCGGCAGGGGTACTCCCTACATTGCTGGCTTCCAGAAGAAGATCATACGCCGATAAG AGCACGTAA